Genomic window (Methyloprofundus sp.):
AACTCTGATGCTGTTCTGATTGGAACTGTAGATGAGTTGGCTGCCTTTTTAACACCAGAGTTACAAAGTAAAATCAGTGGTGCTTTTCTAGGGCTTTACCCAGGGAAAACTAAGCGTACTCAGATCATTATTATATCTGGGACGACACCAGAAGAAGTCACAAAAGCTGCTACTACATTTGCTTATGCGCACAATGCCTTTCCTGATGTACAGGATATGTTGGTACAAGATTTGCTAGCACCGTTTTATCCTGAATTGAATAAGCCAGATATTATTATTTCAGGAGAAAGCTACCAATTTAAACAGTTAGGGTTTCCTACGCGTACTATGAAGCATGGCAGTAAAAAGAGTGAATTGATTTTTAATATGCCTAGTGATTTACACCATGAGCTTAAGAGTAATGTTACTTTGAAACTTAATTATAATTATGGTGCTGCTTTTCGTGCAGATTCAGTACTCAATATCCGTATTAATGAGGTGTTTGTTAAAGCAATTCTCTTAGATAATAAGTATGGTGATAGTTACCAAGATTATATGATTAAGGTTCCTAGTAGTTCATTTGCTCCTGGGCAGAATAAGATAAGTTTTGAAACGGTTATGCCTCCTACAATATCGGGTGACTGTATTTTGATGCAAAATAAAAATAGTTTGGTGACCTTATTTGGTAACTCAAGTATTCATTTTCCTAGGCTGGATCATTATGTACGTCTGCCTGACTTGTCTCTTTTACAACGAACTGGTTTTCCCTATCTAAATAGCATTACTGGTGCTGAATTAGGGGTAGTGCTACGTGATAAAAATTCGGTCAGTATTGTAGCGGCATGGAAGCTTCTTGCTAAACTGAGTCAAATAAATCAAGCTCCATTACCTGAAGTAAAAATGACTTTTGATGAAATAAAAGGTCGGCACTTATTTATTATTGGTGCACGTAGTGCTTTGCACGCTAGTGACTTGATTCATTCTCCCGTGAAATTTATTGATGGTATTCAATTTCCATTTAGCGCTGGGAGTATTGCTGAAGAGAAGCAGCAAGCGTTGTTTCAATTTGTTGATGATTTATTGTTTCCAAAGTCTGTTGCTCCTGAAAGTGTTTCTTTAAAGCCTCTGCATGCAAGGCTTAAGTTTCTTGCTGCTCTTGGCAAGCAAGCATTAATGGTTAGTTACCCTGCCGATGGGGCGGACAAGTTACTTAATACTCTGCTTACATATGATGATGCAGGTGCCTTTTCTCATAATATTGATTTACTTATTGCGCCTGAGATGTGGGGTGGTTTAGAGCATAATATTGTTGTTTGGAAAAATGATAAAGAATCATTGGAAATGCTGCAAGGGGGTGATGAGTTTTACCTCGGAGAAACAACGGTACGGCATAAATTAGCCTATTATTTTTCATTGCATCAAGGATACTGGCTAGCCGTTGTTTTGGCATTACTTTTGATGATTGCATTTATTGCGCATTACCTTTTGCGGCGTTATAAACTGAGGCATCATGGTGATCTGCCTGAATATAATTCGTAGTTGGGAACGAGAATTCAATAACAGTTCTAAGTCATATTATTGGGTATTATTAAATTTTTGCTCTTTAGTTATTGTTTACTGTCTACAAATTACGCACGAATGATAAGTATGTTAAAAGTTGCCTTTCTATGTTTATGTTGTTTATTTCACAGTGCTTTTGCTGCTGATGTTATGCTTGAGCAAAAAGCCTGGGGAGACTTTAAACAGCAGTTTGTCAGTAGCGATGGCCGAGTGATTGACAGTACCAATAAAGGGATTAGCCATTCTGAAGGGCAGGGGTATGGTTTATTGTTTGCGGTTTATTTTAATGATCGTGAAACCTTTGCAAAAATATGGCATTGGAGCAAGGCAAATTTGCAAACTCGTGATGACCACCTGTTATCTTGGAAATATATAGCGGGTCAAGGAGTGGCGGATGTAAATAATGCAAGTGATGGTGATGTTTTGGTTGCTTGGGCGTTGTTAAGGGCAGCTCGAAAATGGCAGAGTACATGTTACTTGCAAGAGTCACAGGCAATTCTTAGTGATATACGCAATAAGCTGATCCAATCATGGCAGGGCTATAAAGTCATATTACCTGCAGAGCATGGATTTATGACTAAATCTGATAATATTACTATTAACCTATCATATTGGGTTTTTCCAGCTTTTTTAGAGTTCATGACCGTTGATACTGATTCAGTATGGAGTGAGTTAATAGTGAGTGGCTTATTTTTAAGCAATAACGCTCAGTATGGGCAATGGCGACTACCTGCTGATTGGTTGCTACTGAGTGATGTTGCTATTGTGAGTCCTGAAAAGCCACCACTTTTTGGTTATGAGGCGATTCGTATTCCCTTGTATCTTGGTTGGGCAAAATTAATGTCCCCTGATATTATTAGGCGGTTTGTACATTATGTTCAAGCTAGTCAGCATAGAGTAGGCTATTTAAGTCCAACGGTTAATCTGAGTAATAACCATCTAGCTGAGTACTCTGCATCAACAGGGTTTATTGCGGTATATCAACAGCTCGCACAGGTTCGAGTTAAACTGCCTCAAAAAGAGGATGATGATTATTATTCGCGTAGTTTAAGTCTGCTTGCTTATATTGCACAACAACAGTCGGCTCACTAATGTTTGCTGTACGCTTGATGCCCATTCTGCTTAAAGGAGTGGTTATTAGCAGTCTGTTAGTTGCTGTATATGTAAGCTACTTCTTTATATATTTACCTACAACATCGTTAGCTGGCTCAGAGCAAAGCATTGCTCTTGAACACTCATTACAAGAAAGCCAACAGGGAATGAAGTTAGCTCCTGATGAACGTATTTTATGGCATTTATTTAACAGCAATAAATTGGAGAGGCTGCAACAAAGTATCGAGCAGTTTCAATTGCAATATCAGGGCTGGAGGCCGCCAGAGCAATTGCTGGTATTACTAAAAATTAGATTAGAACAGCAAGATAATATTAAGTTTACCGAGCAGATGCAAAAGGCACTTTCACCTGTGGTGTTAGGAGCTGAAGTCAATATATTGATCAAATATATTCTCAGCCAACCAGAGCATAATTGTGCGCAAATATACTTGTGGGATAAGCAGGGTATTTTGCGCAAAATAAGTAGTCAGCAAGATAAATTAAAGTTATTTATAGTGGCTATTCAGCATTGTAGTATTGAACAAGAGCGGTATGCATTGTTGCAAATTGCTCAGAATTATTTAAATGTCATATATTTTAATCAGTTAGTTAAGAGGGTGAGCTCTTTATTGGGCAGTGATCGCGGCGGGCGGAAATTATCAGAGATTCAATATCGGCATAATCGCTATTATTTATCCGAAGCGGTAGCTGCCAATAATGCGCATAAAATCGAGGTACTAGTAGAGTTACTAAGTGCTAATGTTATACAGAGACAGGATATTGCAACGGCTAAGCAGCTTGCTTGGTACTATTTTAATCAAAGTAAATTATCGTTGGCAATATATTGGTTTGAATTGATCCAACAGTGGCAGCCAGCACACCTTGAGTCTGCGTTAGGTTTGGTGCAGTCGCTGCAAAAAAATCAGCAGCTTGAACAAGCACTGTTGGTTGCTGAACCATTTTTAGAAGATAAAAAAATGCGTAGTTTATTGGGTAATATCCTACTGGATCAGGCACAGCAAGCTTATGCCAACAAAGCCTATTCTGATAGTCTATTATTCTTAAAAAAAGCACGCCCGTTGCATAATAATATACGTGCAGTGGATGAGTTGCATGCTTGGGTGTTATTTAAAACAGGGTGTAGTGAGCAAGCCTTGCAAATAGCTGAGCGCTATCAGCAGCAATCTACTGCGATGCAAAAACTAGCCATGCAAATTAACCTGAAACAAGGCTGGGCTTTGCTTGAACAGAAAAATTATCAACAAGCTCAGTTGGTGCTGAGTCGTGCAGAGTTTCATCTAGGACAATCAAGAGAAAGTACTGAGTTGCGCGCGTGGCTGGCATATCACCAGCGTACGCTTCGAGATGACTATACTGAATTATTTTTTCGGAAAGAGTTTTTAAGTGCAGCGCAGTATTATCAACAAGACCACCTGGCAGTTGAGCGTATTAAGCCTGATATTAATTTGCTGCATAATATTGACTCTAGCTTTGTAGAAGCTGGTTTGTTATATCGTGCTAGAAGTGGTGATACAGGCACTAGCAGATTAAGCATTTTCTCTGCTCCTGTTATAGGGGCTGATTTCATTTTTGCGGGTGAACACGAGTTAAGTTTGCACTTTTCACGCACAGATTTATTTAGCGGCCAGATAACCCAACAATGCTGTGCCATAGTAGGTAGTGCTGCAGGGGCTACCTTTAATCCTTATACAAATAAAGTCTCTAATGGACTCAGCTTTCAGCTTGATTATCATAAATCAGGCTGGTTTAGTCCGTATTTCTCAATTGGGAGCACCCCGACGAATGGAGTGTTGGCACCTACGGTAAAATGGCGAGCTGGGTTTACGCAGCAGTGGCAACGAGGTTCATGGGCATTAGAGGGGTTTTCGCAACCAGTGCGAGAGTCAATACTGTCTTATACAGGAATGCAAGACCCTTATAGTGATGCGGAATGGGGTAGAGTAAGCCAATTGGGAGGGCAGCTAACGGGGCTGTACCAGTTTGGTGGGAATTGGAATATTTATACTAAACTGACAGGTGCATTTTTGCATGGCAAAAATGTTGCTGATAATATGCGCCTAAATACTGATATCAGTGTTGCATATAATTTTGACTTAAAAGGTTTTGATTATTTTTCAATAGGCCCTGCGTTGACGGTGCAACATTATGCAAAAAATTTAAGCCATTTTACTTTAGGGCACGGAGGTTATTTTAGCCCGCAGTTGCAATATCGGATTGGGGCGGCATTAGATTTTTTGACAGATGAAGGCAAGGCTTTCATCGTAAAAGGTAGGGTTGGGTTGGGGTTTCAGCAATTTATTGAGCAAAAAGCGTTGTACTTCCCTGGTTATGAACAGTTGCAGGTGCTAAATGGCGGGGTATATGCAGGGAGTAACCAGCAAGCAGTTGCTTTTGAGGCTGAGTTAAAGGGATCGTGGCTTGTGCATCCGAATGTGCAGTTTGCTGCAGGTGCAGGATATAGAAATATTAATGCTTATCAGGATTACTTTGTAGGGTTGAATTTTCGTTATTATTTTAAAGAAAGAAAGGCATCGTTTAGTCGTGATATGCCTGCTTTTATCTTTGAGCAGTTGTTTTAAAGCGAAAAAATAACAGGCTTCCTAAGCTAAATAATAATAAAATATTAGGTGCAGGAACTTGGTCAGCTGATTGCAAATCAGAAGAAACTAATGGGTAGTAATTTATTTGCCCTGAGGGTTCGCCAGTTTTTCCCTGTAAAGAATGAGTGATAAGTTGACCGTCAATATGAGCATCATAAAAAGTGGTGGCAGCAAAAGGTGCTAATATACTACCTGCAACGCCAGCATTGCGAATTTCTAAGTTGTCAGCTTCAAAAAAGTTAAAAAGAACTGTTTGTGTTAGGCTGCCATCATGACCATGTCTGTCACCAATGTTTTCTTTAGTGCCATCTGACGTTATCCTAAAAAAACCTAGATCAGCAATGGTAATATCGGCTCCTATGACATTAATAAGAGCCCAAGAGTTATCAGGAATTTCTAAAATAAACTCACTCGTTAGAGTGTCTAGGTCTGTCGCTGTAATTGAAAAGACGTTAAGTTCAGTATTGTCGCCAAATAAATGTAGTTGGTTGTTATTTAGGCTAGTACTAGTATTGTTTGCAAATGTTGACCAGTCTGCTGAGGTTGTTTGTGCTTGTTGTTCAAGAGCGGCAAAATCTAAAGGGTTGCCAGATATATATTCCCCTCCTGTATACCCTACGCTTGTCATGGTTTCTTGCCCACCACTGCGGGCATTGCCATTGTATATGTGGCCATCGGTAAAATTTAATTCTCCACCTACAGTTAATGTGTCGTATCGATTGTCGGCAGGGTTAAGCTTTAATCCAACAGCATAATTATCCAAAGAAAGGTTACCACCAACAGCTAAACGTCCTTCAGTATCAGAGCGAGAGGCCTCCATATCGCTAAAGACCAATGCATTGTATGGGCTAGCATCTTGTAAATCTAATATGTAGGCCTGACTTTGCGGGGCTAAAAAAGTCATAAGGACGATTGTCCCTATTAATAGGGTTTGTTTATATTTTGTAAGCATAACAGATACTCTGTTCTTGGATAGTTATTTGCACTTTATATATACCTTAATTTTTACATTATAGCAACAGTAAAGGATTTTTTTTGAGGCGTATAATTCAAATTACATTATTGTTGAGTGCTGAGAGTTTTATAAAAATTTCAATGGTTTGTGTTGTGTAATTATAAATGATGTTAGGTTTTTTTGTAAGTAGGTAGTTCATTTTTTGGTCTTAATTTTGTATCTACACTTTTATGTTCTATGGTATGAGTGGGTACCATGTTTTAGTATGGAGCTGTTGGCAGTTAGGGGGGGGCTTTTATCTTCCTCAATTTACCAAATTGTGACTATAAAAATATATTTGGTGACTGTAAATTCTCTTGGGCTTTTAGACGCATTTCGCATTGTTAAATGATTTTTCTGGTAACATTAGTTAACAATAAAATCAATCTTCTATCAAAGTATGGAATGTACTTATAAGTTAGATTTTAAATGACATAATGGAGTAAAAATTAATGAGATTGTTAATATTATTAATATCATTCTTTTTTTCGAATGTATTATCGGCTGATAACCTTAGTGACTCGAACACCTTGTTTGACTTTGTTGAAGAGAGTTACTCTCAATATTTTAGTCCTGCAGGCGCAGAAACATTTACTGGCGACTCTGAGTCGGGCCAATATTTGGCAAGGTACTATGAAGGAACTGAAACATATGTCGCGACACTAGGCGAAGAGGTTTATGTCTTTGGAGAAATATGGGGATTAGTTCAAGTGGGTACAATTAGCGATTTTGTTGATGTTATTCCACCTGTTATTCAAATTTTGGGTGATAGCCCGTTGACGATTTTTCAAAATGCCCCTTATGAAGATGCAGGGGCAACTGCCACAGATAATATAGATGGCAATCTTGATGTTAGCAGTAGTGGTACCGTAGACGCATCATTAATTGGGGCTTATGCAATTACCTATACTGCGACAGATAACGCGGGAAATATTAGTACCGCTATCAGAGAAGTTAATGTGTCTGGGCCATATGGTATTAATGTAAGTTTACCGACGGGTAATACTGCTTCATTTAATGCAATTGCCGAATTTCAAGTGTCTTTAATAAGTCGGCCTTCTAGTGATGTTATTATCCCTATTACATCGTCTGATGTAAGTGAAGGTGCGACAACTGTAGAGAATCTCAGGTTTACACCTGAAAATTGGACATTCGCGCAAACAGTTGTTGTTAAAGGGAGAAATTCTGATGTTATTAACGGTGAGCAAGACTATCAAATTATTCTTGCACCTGCTGAAAGTGATGATTCAATTTATCATGGATTGAATGCTGATGATGTTGCGATGCAAGGCATTGTATTGAATTTATTGGAGCCAAATGATTCTGCTGTTTTAATTCCAGAGTTAGAATCAACAATAGCTGTTAATACGATTTATACAGGTAATAAGCAGCTATCATACTCTTTAACAGAAAAACCTGATGACATGGTGATTGATTTAAGATCTGGGAAGATTACATGGGTACCTCCAACATCAGCAGAAGGTGAAAGTTTTCCTGTTGCGATACAGGTAACTGATGGGATTTTGTTTGCAGATGTAAGTTTTAGTGTCGCTGTTGCTGAAGGCAATGCTCTGCAAGTAAACGTGCAGGCTGAAACATTGACGGTGACAGACAGCGGGAACTCTTTAAATGGACTTGCATTAACAGTATTGGTTGATAGAGCTAGTTTAGGGGTTGTTAATGTCAATATTATTAATGATGAGATTGCCGCAGACATTCCTGATTATATTAATAAATTAACAGATATATTTACAGTGACACCTGTAATAACAGGCGACATTGAAGTTAGGTTTCCACAATCATTATTGCCTGAAAATGCTTCAATATTTGATTTAAAGATTTTTCATTATGCCAATAATTTGAAAGGGCGCGGAGCTGCATGGACAACTATCGGAACAGGGTTTGATTTAGAAGGTGACGCTAATGATCCTGTCGTGCTAATAAGAATTCACAATATGGAGGGGTTTTATTTTATAGGTTTACAGGCACCAGCAGTCCTTCCTGAAATTAGCCGAGCGACGAAAGCAGCAAGAAGTATTAATTCAAGAAGTGCCAGTCTATTAAATATTAGCTGTACACCTTTTGAAAAGAAATTTTCAGGTGGAGGAGCAAGCACAACATTTAAAATTCAAGATTGTGAAATTGCGGGTTCTAATTATACTTTTAGAATCGAGGGATTTGCTAATGCCGATGATACAGCTTCGAGGTTGCATTGGGATGATGTCAGTATTGAAGATTTTGTGGTGTGGTTAACTGAAGTTCAGGATCAATTTAATACGCTAGGTTTGCAATATAAGTCTAGTATCGAAGTAGTTATAGAAGAAAGAAATGACTTTGGTGCTTATGATGGAGCAAAACTACATATCAATAGTGCTTATACTAAGGAACAGCAACGTAATACGCTTGCGCATGAATATTTTCATCATGCCGAGCTTGAAACTTTGACTGACGGTGCGGATGATGCTGAATCGAGAAGTCTTAGATATTGGCAAGTAGGCGGTGATTGGATCTGGGAAGGCATGGCGTATTGGTTTGAAGATTATTTTGCTGATACATCCAGTTTGTATGTGGCGGATAATGTAAGTAGAAAGCCTGCCCCTCGTGTGCTTGAGCAAGGCATAAATACTAATAGTTATGATATGTTTTTATTATGGAAGCTATTGCAGTCAAAGTGTGGTTATCATCCAGATCTAGAACTTGCTGATATATTTTCTGGAGTGATGGATGCTACCTGGGGGGCTGGTGCTTTACAAGCTACTTTAGCAACATCTTCATGTGATTTTGGCGATCATTTGGGTGATGCAAAAAAATCTAGCCTTGCAGCAGCATTGCTCTATTATCAATATGCTACTCTCTATAAGAATAAAATTTCTTTATTAGATACCAATGAGTCAGATGTCGATTTTAAATTTCAAAAGACACCTTTTGAATATGCACTAACTGATTGGAGTGAAGAAAACGAAGGCGCAGCAGTCACTATTGATCTAGACAATATTAGTAAAATACCTGCTTATGGAGCCTATTCAGTTAAACTAAATGCTGATATTTTTACCCATGAAAATTTAGATGCTGGTCACGAAGCTGCTTTTAGGTTAGTTTCTTCGCTACCTTTAACTGTCTCCTTACTCAGTGAAGGGGCTGACTTTGTTGGCAACTCTCAGCTAGGAGGCATCCAGCACCAGCATTACCAAAGTAATGAGCAAACCGAATATTTGTTCAGTGATAATGAGCAGCAAGGGGATTTCTTTATTACATTAGTAAATCCGAATGATACAGATGTAACTATTTCTGAATTGGGGTTTGCCATTAGAGTTATTTTAACTGAAGAACTTGATGTTACCGTTCCTGAGGAAGGGGCTGATGTTAATCAAAGAGTCATAACGGTTTCTGGGGTAGTGCCAGAGACAGCTACAAATGTTGATCGCGTTATTGTGAGCAATGGTGAGATTAAAACAGTCACAACTATTGCGGCAGATAAAACCTTCACTGCTGATGTGGTTGTGACCATGGGTAGCAATACTTTGGTAGTGCAAGGGTATAATTCGAGTAACTTACGAACACCTTTGACGAAAGAAAAAATTATTAATGTGACGGGTGTGGAAAATCCATCACGAGGCCAAAATGCTCTAGTGCCTTCACGCATCGCTCTTGTGCTGCGTTGGGCAACTGATGGAACCGATATTGATATTTATTCTACCGATAAAAATGGTGGGACTATTTGGTATGGAAATAGGTCAGTCTCACCAGGCTTTTTAGATCATGATAATACCAGCGGATTGGGTCCTGAGGTTGTTTCATATCAAGATACGGGGGATGATGTTTATAGCAATGGAAAATTTGATATTGATATTCATTACTTTAGTGGTTCAGTTGCAACAGCTTATAGTTTGGACGTTATTATGAATGAAAACTCGTCAAATCAAATTATTAGGCATTATGAATCGACTCGGTCGCTACCTAGTGGTAATTCATCACAAGATGGGCCTACGGGGAGTGGCGATTCTCGGTTCAATGATGTGTTATCAATTATTTGTAATGATCAGAGAGTATGTTCAATTGGGCGAGTAGATTTAAGTCGGTTTTCAGGGACGAATGATGTGACTCAGCAAGATGGTTCAGGGAATGGTGGGTTCGTTATTCAGCCTCGTAGCGCGGTAGCAAGGGGTGCTTTGGAGCAGGATGCCAATTCTTACGATAAATGTATTAAGGAATACAACAGTAATATGAATAAAGCAGGTAGCGTAGCTTGGGAGTGTGATTTACTTTTAGGCGCAAAAATATGGAATTAAAAACTTAATAGACAAGGGTTTAATAATGTCCGAAAGTATGATGTGTGTTTTGGCTTTAGGAATAAACAATAAATTGGGGTACAGGCTTTAGTCTGCATTATTTACTGCTCATGTAGGTAAAGCCAGTGCCCCAAGTTCGTACAATACAGATAAATTCTCATTTCTTAGAGTAGATAGTGCTAGTTACCTGTCTATTTTAGAGGTATACAAAACTTTTACATCCTCTTGATGGCTTTTGGTTTATGATTGCACCATATTTTTGCATAGTAAATAATTAAATTCTGGGTTGGGAGGGTCGTTTTTACGACTTTCCTAGTTTAACTACCCGCATTTTTTATTCTAAAATATCTGGTTTTCTTTTTTACGACACACTACCTTATGAGCTATCAACCCTTTATTGAAACACTAATTGAGCAACAGTCCTTGCGGGATAGTGACTTAAATAGAGTTAATAAAATTGAAGAGCAAATGCAAGAGGTAAGCTTGCCATTATTATTGGTGAAGCTAGGGCTTTGCTCGGAAAAAGATGTTGCTAGTGCCTTGGCAAAGACGACAGGTATTGATGTTGTCGTCGCGGAAGATTATCCAGATAGTGTATTGTTGCCTGATGCTATTTCCTTGCGCTTTCTCAAGGAATTTCATGTCATAGCCTTAAGTGCCAATGAGCAAAAAATTGTGGTGGCTGTTGTTGATCCTGAGAATGCTTTTATCAAACAGTCTTTACAATTAAGTTGTAATACCGAGGTAGAAATAAAAATTGGGCTACTCTCTGATATAGATAAGGCTATTGAGCGTCTATATGGGGATGGCAAATCTCAGATGGGACAAATTACCGATAACTTAGATGATAGTGCTTCATTGGATGATATTGAGCATTTAAAAGATTTGGCTAGTGAAGCACCTGTCATTCGTATGGTAAATCTGATTTTTCAACGGGCATTGGAAAATAAAGCATCCGATATTCATTTTGAACCGTTTGAGGATGCGTTGGTGATACGCTTGCGTATTGACGGGGTCTTACAAAAAATTGAAGGACCTTCGGTCAGTGCGACTGCGGCCATTATTTCTAGAATAAAGTTAATGGCTAAGTTGAATATTGCCGAGCGCCGGTTGCCACAAGATGGGCGTATTAAAATTCAAATGCAGGGTAAGGAAATTGACCTGCGGGTTTCCACTACACCGACCATGTTTGGTGAAAGTGTGGTGATACGGTTGCTAGATAAGGAGAATGTGGTATTTGACTTTGCTACCTTAGGCTTTGAAGAGGCTAATTTACAGCAGTTTATTGAAGTATTGGCCAAACCGCACGGTATTATTTTAATAACAGGGCCAACAGGGAGTGGTAAATCAACCACTTTATATACCGCCTTAAGTCAATTAAACACCCCCGAGAAAAAGATTATTACGGTTGAAGACCCCGTTGAGTATCAGTTAAATGGGGTGAATCAAATTCAAGCTAAACCTAAAATAGGTTTAACCTTTAGTAGTGCTTTACGTTCTATAGTCAGGCAAGATCCTGATGTCATTATGATTGGTGAAATGCGGGATTTGGAAACCGCTAAAATTGCCGTACAATCCGCTTTAACGGGACATTTAGTGTTATCAACCCTGCACACGAATGATGCAGCGGGCGCATTAGCGCGCTTATTGGATATGGGCTTGGATGACTATCTACTCACATCGACAATTAATGGTATTTTAGCGCAGCGTTTGGTGAGAAAGTTATGTATGCATTGCCGTGTTCCATACTTAGCAAAGCCTGAAGTGATTGCTGAGAAAGGTTTAACGCGTTTCTTGAAAAATAATCAATTGACGCTATATCATGCACAAGGGTGTAAAGAGTGTGGTGGTATCGGCTATAGCGGACGTATGGCTATCATTGAGTTTTTAGTCATGAATGATGCTTTAAGGAAAATGGTAATGGAGCACAAAGAGTCGGGGTTAATTCAAGAAGAAGCGATTAAAGGTGGGATGCTGACAATTTATCAGGATGGTTTGGCAAAAGCAGCTAAGGGTTTAACTAGTCTGGATGAAGTGTTACGCGTCACTACGGAAGCTTAATGTGACTATTTACGCTTATAAAGCCGTTAATGCAGAAGGTGATATTCAGGAAGGCACTAAAGAAGCAACAAGTGAAGCCTCGGTTATCAGTCAATTACAAGCTGATGGTTTAATTCCTATTAAGGTGTCTGTGTCAGGTTTTGCGCGAGGTTCTTTTTTTGCATTTAAGCAAGAGCAACAAGGCTTATCACCTAAAGAAGTAGCACTTTTTACTAAAGAATTGGCAACATTATTGCAGGCAGGACTGCCTATAGATCGGTCTTTAGTGGTATTGATGGAGTTACTTGATGATGATTCTAAAATATATGACTTAATCAAAGGGGTGTTAGAGCGGGTTAAAGGCGGGGTTAATTTAGCTGATGCTTTGGAAGCAGAATCCAGTGCTTTTTCACGATTTTATATTAATATGCTACGTGCAGGTGAAGCTGGCGGGAGTGTTGATGTTGTATTGGGGCAGCTATCTGAATATTTAGAAAAATCTAAAGAGTTAAAAGATACTGTCAGTACTGCTTTAATTTACCCTTCGATTCTAGTTATTATGGCAGTTGGGTCAGTGTTTTTATTACTGACCTTTGTGGTGCCGCAGTTTACCGAGATGTTTGAAAGTGCGGGCAAGGAATTACCCGTTTCCACACAAATAGTGGTTGCCAGTGCGGAATGGTTACAAAGCTATTGGTGGGCGGTCATTATATTTGGT
Coding sequences:
- a CDS encoding general secretion pathway protein E, whose product is MSYQPFIETLIEQQSLRDSDLNRVNKIEEQMQEVSLPLLLVKLGLCSEKDVASALAKTTGIDVVVAEDYPDSVLLPDAISLRFLKEFHVIALSANEQKIVVAVVDPENAFIKQSLQLSCNTEVEIKIGLLSDIDKAIERLYGDGKSQMGQITDNLDDSASLDDIEHLKDLASEAPVIRMVNLIFQRALENKASDIHFEPFEDALVIRLRIDGVLQKIEGPSVSATAAIISRIKLMAKLNIAERRLPQDGRIKIQMQGKEIDLRVSTTPTMFGESVVIRLLDKENVVFDFATLGFEEANLQQFIEVLAKPHGIILITGPTGSGKSTTLYTALSQLNTPEKKIITVEDPVEYQLNGVNQIQAKPKIGLTFSSALRSIVRQDPDVIMIGEMRDLETAKIAVQSALTGHLVLSTLHTNDAAGALARLLDMGLDDYLLTSTINGILAQRLVRKLCMHCRVPYLAKPEVIAEKGLTRFLKNNQLTLYHAQGCKECGGIGYSGRMAIIEFLVMNDALRKMVMEHKESGLIQEEAIKGGMLTIYQDGLAKAAKGLTSLDEVLRVTTEA
- a CDS encoding general secretion pathway protein F, producing the protein MTIYAYKAVNAEGDIQEGTKEATSEASVISQLQADGLIPIKVSVSGFARGSFFAFKQEQQGLSPKEVALFTKELATLLQAGLPIDRSLVVLMELLDDDSKIYDLIKGVLERVKGGVNLADALEAESSAFSRFYINMLRAGEAGGSVDVVLGQLSEYLEKSKELKDTVSTALIYPSILVIMAVGSVFLLLTFVVPQFTEMFESAGKELPVSTQIVVASAEWLQSYWWAVIIFGVGTFFVLRFETTVGPRKEQWDRLILSLPLFGEIIRNVNTTNFTRTLGTLLTNGVPILTALGIVKGTLSNLVLLNAVAEAEENLKQGKDMSSALIESGQFPKMATQMIKMGEETGKMEEMLERTASTYDKQLKITIERMLAMMEPILIVTLGLLIAGIIISILSAILSVNDLAF